A genome region from Cryomorphaceae bacterium 1068 includes the following:
- a CDS encoding nuclear transport factor 2 family protein, with product MTNKETVGTFLGAVLQGDEETMREHANDDYIQHNPFIPTGLEPFIKMLPVLQENGTTAENVRMFQDGNYVFMHNIWRNAAPFGADEMVSFDIIRVDENGKVAEHWDAMTPLVKETASGRSQTDGPTTPKDLDKTEENKAIAKSMVEDILMGKNPSKIADYISAEQYDQHNPGIKDGLSGIVEAVEYLTSQNNMFKYTKIHKVLGEGDFVLTVSEGQWSGKSHVFYDLLRFENGKAVEHWDVIQEIPTEGLANQNGMFGF from the coding sequence ATGACTAATAAAGAAACGGTAGGCACCTTCTTGGGCGCCGTACTTCAAGGAGATGAAGAGACCATGCGTGAGCACGCCAATGACGATTATATCCAGCACAATCCATTTATCCCAACGGGACTTGAGCCATTTATAAAAATGCTGCCCGTGCTTCAGGAAAATGGAACCACCGCCGAAAACGTGAGAATGTTCCAGGACGGAAACTATGTTTTCATGCACAATATCTGGCGAAACGCCGCTCCTTTCGGAGCTGATGAAATGGTGTCGTTTGACATTATACGTGTAGATGAAAATGGAAAAGTGGCTGAGCACTGGGACGCCATGACTCCCCTTGTTAAAGAAACTGCGAGCGGCAGATCTCAAACCGACGGGCCGACAACTCCCAAAGACCTCGACAAAACTGAGGAAAACAAAGCGATTGCAAAGTCAATGGTAGAAGACATCTTGATGGGAAAGAACCCCAGTAAGATCGCCGACTACATCAGTGCCGAGCAATACGACCAGCACAATCCTGGTATCAAAGACGGCCTATCAGGCATTGTAGAAGCCGTGGAATACCTCACTTCACAAAACAACATGTTTAAGTACACGAAGATTCACAAAGTACTGGGCGAAGGAGATTTTGTGCTAACCGTAAGCGAAGGCCAGTGGAGCGGAAAGAGTCATGTTTTCTACGATTTACTCCGATTCGAAAATGGCAAAGCCGTCGAGCACTGGGATGTGATTCAAGAGATTCCTACCGAAGGATTAGCGAATCAAAACGGGATGTTTGGGTTCTAA
- a CDS encoding helix-turn-helix domain-containing protein gives MPQDFRCDCPITSALDIVGDKWMLVIVKQMLMEGAETFKDFTNSPEAIATNILSAKLKMLEEAGILTKNKLPNNKKTNIYLLTEKGLALTPVIVELANWSDNHLRDVHPKIQDGEGMEFLRSDKEGMGKALVNGYREKVAEREYLD, from the coding sequence ATGCCACAGGATTTTAGATGCGATTGCCCGATCACCTCAGCCCTTGATATAGTTGGCGATAAATGGATGCTAGTTATCGTGAAACAGATGCTAATGGAGGGAGCGGAAACCTTTAAGGATTTCACTAACAGTCCTGAAGCCATTGCCACCAATATTCTTTCGGCAAAGCTCAAAATGCTCGAAGAGGCGGGTATCCTTACGAAAAACAAGTTACCCAACAACAAGAAGACAAATATCTACCTGCTGACCGAAAAAGGATTGGCGCTCACACCCGTTATTGTAGAATTGGCCAATTGGAGCGATAACCATCTCAGAGATGTACATCCCAAAATTCAGGATGGAGAAGGCATGGAGTTCTTGCGGTCTGATAAGGAAGGGATGGGCAAAGCTCTCGTGAATGGCTACCGAGAGAAAGTTGCCGAACGGGAGTATCTGGATTAA
- a CDS encoding erythromycin esterase family protein, producing MKRSLENSLMCLFIALSLSSFAQLLTGNSKEFIYPFQSQHDEVLSNHISAITDGAAIIGLGEVSHYTKECYELKHQIIKTLINQGYDALVLEVDFGQAVLWNDYVTNGNGNIDSLIAESGWFTYRTQEFKNLLIDVRNHNLTADQPFQVFGMEMTAMHNNLPWLENYLSEHSAASEELVALLIKEQPVVAFQQHSRVEVMDYWNLYYELSGFLSEHRDELINSGGEKNYATAQRISEITRQYATYISQDEFMIQVELRDQFSSRNVMWCMEQLGEDSQIAIWAHNGHVVKESVLFGYDILGYYLSKWFGDEYYSIGFTFNQGEFGAYSSNGFKKWELPSVQVPSLTKELAEFNSPYLLFDIRRLLHAEPDLPLFEKSVPIRTDVSESFNDDNNPMMEIDLSNSYDCLIYIDHTNYPTTIEWKQ from the coding sequence ATGAAGAGAAGCCTCGAAAATTCCTTAATGTGCTTATTCATTGCCTTGAGCTTGTCTTCATTCGCCCAATTGCTTACAGGTAACTCCAAAGAATTCATCTACCCATTTCAATCGCAGCACGACGAGGTGCTTTCGAACCATATCAGCGCCATAACCGACGGTGCTGCGATCATCGGATTGGGCGAAGTGAGCCACTACACCAAGGAGTGTTACGAATTGAAGCACCAAATAATTAAGACGCTGATCAACCAGGGATATGACGCTTTGGTGCTGGAAGTAGATTTTGGACAGGCAGTTTTGTGGAATGATTACGTGACCAATGGAAACGGAAATATCGATTCGCTGATTGCGGAGTCCGGCTGGTTTACCTACCGCACCCAAGAATTTAAGAACCTACTCATTGACGTCCGTAATCACAACCTTACCGCCGACCAACCTTTTCAGGTATTTGGGATGGAAATGACCGCCATGCACAACAATCTGCCTTGGCTGGAAAACTACTTATCGGAGCATTCTGCAGCGTCTGAAGAACTGGTAGCGCTTCTTATAAAAGAACAGCCCGTAGTCGCTTTTCAGCAGCACAGCCGTGTGGAAGTAATGGACTATTGGAATTTGTACTACGAACTCAGTGGATTCTTATCAGAGCACCGTGATGAACTGATTAATTCAGGAGGAGAAAAGAACTATGCCACGGCCCAACGGATCTCCGAAATAACCCGCCAATATGCCACTTACATTTCACAGGATGAGTTTATGATACAAGTAGAACTGCGCGATCAGTTTTCTTCGCGGAATGTAATGTGGTGCATGGAACAACTCGGAGAAGACAGTCAAATCGCTATCTGGGCTCATAATGGACATGTGGTTAAAGAATCTGTCCTGTTTGGTTACGATATTCTTGGCTATTATTTGAGCAAATGGTTTGGTGATGAGTACTATTCCATTGGGTTTACGTTCAATCAAGGAGAGTTTGGCGCATACTCTTCCAATGGGTTTAAGAAATGGGAATTGCCCTCGGTTCAGGTACCGTCATTAACCAAAGAGTTAGCTGAATTCAATAGCCCATATTTGCTCTTCGATATCCGCCGTCTTCTTCATGCCGAGCCTGATCTTCCTCTTTTTGAAAAGTCCGTCCCCATTCGTACGGATGTTTCAGAATCATTCAATGATGATAACAACCCAATGATGGAAATTGACCTTTCCAATTCTTACGATTGTTTGATTTATATCGATCATACCAATTATCCAACAACGATAGAATGGAAGCAATAG
- a CDS encoding VOC family protein, with product MKFAYTILYVRDVTATIEFYGNAFGFQRKFITPENDYGELATGETTIAFASVELGNSNFKSGFQKSSSADKPFGIELAFTSEDIEADFQKALNAGAIPFEPLIEKPWGQKVGYVRDINGFLIEICTPMKAE from the coding sequence ATGAAATTCGCCTACACCATCCTCTACGTCCGCGACGTGACTGCCACCATCGAGTTTTATGGAAATGCCTTTGGCTTCCAACGGAAGTTTATCACCCCCGAAAACGATTACGGTGAGCTGGCCACAGGAGAAACCACTATCGCATTTGCCTCTGTTGAATTGGGCAATTCAAATTTCAAAAGTGGTTTTCAAAAGAGCTCATCGGCCGACAAACCTTTTGGCATTGAATTGGCTTTTACTTCCGAAGATATCGAGGCCGACTTTCAAAAAGCGCTAAACGCAGGAGCCATCCCATTTGAGCCACTCATCGAAAAACCTTGGGGTCAAAAAGTAGGATACGTGAGAGATATCAATGGATTCCTCATTGAGATTTGCACTCCAATGAAAGCTGAGTAA
- a CDS encoding aminotransferase class V-fold PLP-dependent enzyme, with the protein MTQKRENSIEMSKAEFQKIGYELVDTIAGFFDVIGEKPVTTTKSPLELQKELGTSSLPENGKPAEELIHSAAQLLMDNSLFNGHPKFFGFITSSAAPIGALADLLAASVNPNVGGQILSPMATEIEKQTIQWLAEFIGVSPTYGGVLVSGGNMANFTAFLAARTAKTPKSIKEDGLSNTTNQLITYCPKSTHTWIDKAAILFGHGSKSVRWIPTDDSNKMDNAILEKTIKEDLACGHQPFMVVGTAGDVSTGVVDDLEAIAAICKTYDLWFHIDGAYGIPAAVIPELRELFTGVKDADSIALDPHKWLYSPLEAGCTLVKNPQHLIDTYSSHPEYYNFSLTEEGGSVNFFEYGLQNSRGFRALKVWLALQQIGRSGYEKLIKEDIELSEHFHDLAVKNTELEAITQNLSINTLRYVPDNLELFGEERDTYLNTLNEEIVNELQAGGRMFLSNAIVKKRYCMRACIVNFRTTEKDIEECIDIIIEEGRKINQRLQKLSSTH; encoded by the coding sequence ATGACACAGAAAAGAGAAAACTCCATAGAAATGAGCAAGGCCGAATTTCAAAAGATCGGTTACGAGCTCGTTGACACCATAGCTGGTTTTTTTGATGTCATTGGCGAAAAACCCGTCACCACAACCAAGTCTCCGTTGGAATTGCAAAAAGAGCTGGGGACTTCTTCCTTACCGGAAAACGGAAAGCCCGCTGAAGAGTTGATCCACTCTGCCGCTCAACTATTAATGGACAATTCGCTGTTCAACGGCCACCCAAAGTTTTTTGGTTTCATCACCTCGTCGGCTGCGCCAATCGGAGCATTGGCAGATTTGCTGGCGGCTTCGGTCAATCCCAACGTGGGCGGACAAATACTGAGTCCGATGGCCACCGAGATCGAAAAGCAAACGATTCAATGGTTGGCTGAATTTATTGGGGTCTCCCCCACTTATGGCGGCGTATTGGTGAGCGGTGGCAATATGGCCAACTTTACCGCTTTCCTCGCTGCGAGAACCGCCAAAACACCCAAGAGCATCAAAGAAGACGGTCTTTCAAACACGACAAACCAACTGATCACCTACTGCCCGAAATCTACTCATACTTGGATTGACAAAGCAGCCATCCTTTTTGGACATGGTTCCAAATCGGTGCGTTGGATCCCGACTGATGACTCCAATAAAATGGACAATGCTATTTTGGAGAAAACCATAAAAGAGGATCTGGCCTGTGGACACCAACCCTTTATGGTGGTGGGCACCGCAGGAGATGTGAGCACGGGTGTCGTGGATGATCTCGAAGCCATTGCCGCTATTTGCAAAACCTACGACTTGTGGTTTCACATTGATGGTGCCTATGGCATTCCCGCTGCCGTTATTCCCGAGTTAAGGGAATTGTTCACCGGAGTAAAAGACGCTGACTCCATTGCGCTCGATCCACACAAATGGCTCTACAGTCCGTTGGAAGCGGGTTGCACTTTGGTGAAAAATCCCCAACACCTGATCGACACCTACAGTTCACATCCCGAATATTACAATTTTAGTCTAACGGAAGAAGGTGGGTCAGTGAATTTCTTTGAGTACGGACTCCAAAACTCACGCGGATTCCGTGCATTAAAAGTATGGCTGGCCTTGCAGCAAATAGGTAGAAGTGGCTACGAGAAGCTTATAAAAGAAGACATCGAATTGTCAGAGCACTTCCATGACTTGGCCGTCAAAAACACCGAACTGGAGGCCATCACGCAAAACTTGAGTATTAACACACTCAGATACGTTCCCGATAATCTCGAGCTATTTGGCGAAGAAAGAGATACGTATTTGAATACATTGAATGAAGAAATAGTAAACGAGCTACAAGCCGGTGGCCGAATGTTCTTATCCAATGCAATCGTAAAAAAGAGGTATTGCATGAGAGCTTGCATTGTCAATTTCAGAACGACCGAAAAGGACATCGAAGAGTGCATCGACATCATCATTGAAGAAGGTCGAAAGATCAATCAAAGACTTCAAAAACTATCATCAACCCATTGA
- a CDS encoding 2-dehydropantoate 2-reductase, translating into MKIAIIGTGGVGGYFGGKLVKAGYDVTFLARGEHLKALQTEGLKVKSIQGDFEVRDFRAMDQISDMGSPDLTMVCVKAWQIKEIREDLKTLADSGSMILPLQNGVMAAEELMEAIDRASIIGGLCRIISMIEAPGVINHIGVNPTIIFGEIDGRQTQRVKDIQEVLTTAGIESKLTNNIQAELWKKFMVICTSALLGITKATYGEIRELPETRKLMIDLVTEIYHLSQKIGVNIEPDFVEKTVSFIDTFPHDSTSSLTRDVWEGKPSEIEYQNGTVVKLGEKYGVDTPINRFVYQCVLPMELKARHKK; encoded by the coding sequence ATGAAAATAGCCATAATCGGAACAGGCGGAGTCGGAGGATACTTCGGAGGAAAATTGGTGAAGGCGGGATATGACGTCACCTTCTTAGCCAGAGGAGAACACTTAAAGGCGCTGCAAACCGAGGGCCTAAAAGTAAAAAGCATTCAAGGCGACTTCGAGGTGCGCGACTTTCGAGCTATGGATCAGATTTCAGACATGGGAAGCCCCGACCTGACGATGGTTTGTGTAAAAGCCTGGCAGATCAAAGAAATTCGAGAGGATCTTAAAACGCTAGCAGACTCAGGCAGCATGATCTTGCCTTTGCAAAATGGCGTGATGGCTGCAGAAGAATTGATGGAGGCCATAGACAGAGCAAGCATTATTGGCGGACTCTGTCGGATCATCAGCATGATAGAGGCTCCGGGAGTAATCAATCATATCGGGGTCAACCCCACGATCATATTCGGGGAAATCGATGGGCGACAAACCCAACGAGTGAAGGACATTCAAGAGGTGTTGACAACCGCAGGAATTGAATCGAAACTAACCAATAACATTCAGGCCGAACTATGGAAAAAGTTCATGGTGATTTGCACCAGTGCCCTCCTCGGTATCACCAAAGCGACTTACGGTGAGATAAGGGAGCTGCCCGAAACCAGAAAGTTGATGATCGACTTGGTCACTGAAATCTACCACCTCTCACAAAAAATCGGAGTAAACATCGAACCCGATTTCGTGGAGAAAACCGTTTCGTTTATCGACACCTTTCCACACGATTCTACCTCGTCGCTTACGAGAGATGTCTGGGAGGGAAAACCATCGGAGATTGAATACCAGAATGGCACCGTGGTCAAACTAGGAGAAAAATACGGCGTTGATACTCCTATCAATCGTTTTGTTTACCAATGTGTTCTGCCGATGGAACTGAAGGCAAGGCACAAGAAGTAA
- a CDS encoding DUF481 domain-containing protein, giving the protein MKKLFYCLLFFPFWLSAQTSKSDTLASETDSLKLKASLSLTGIFQSGNVETIIFRAKSDIAYKPWNKWLFNNRNSYLYQEFDRDKADLDIVSLNFLYFTPDATWSPLLIGIISSNFRRKIDLRTILGAGVTYELLRDKEDMLKFSVSSEYESTNFSRSRFNLEEYNGSESINTLRGTFWINGKHYLFEKKLIAGYEAYFQQSLEESNNFRWQADLSLEMPISKFINFKVNYLHTYESIVVADQKQQDRFLTFGFTFKNY; this is encoded by the coding sequence ATGAAAAAGCTTTTTTATTGCCTTTTGTTTTTCCCTTTTTGGCTGTCAGCCCAAACAAGCAAAAGCGATACGCTTGCGAGCGAGACAGACTCGCTGAAATTGAAAGCCAGCCTTTCGCTCACGGGTATTTTCCAGTCGGGAAATGTGGAGACTATCATTTTCAGAGCCAAGTCAGATATAGCTTATAAACCATGGAACAAGTGGCTGTTCAACAACCGAAACTCTTATTTGTATCAGGAGTTTGACAGAGACAAAGCAGATTTGGACATCGTTAGTCTCAACTTTTTGTACTTCACTCCTGACGCCACATGGTCTCCATTGCTTATTGGGATTATAAGCTCAAACTTTCGAAGAAAAATAGATTTGAGAACCATCCTTGGAGCTGGAGTGACCTATGAACTTTTGAGGGATAAGGAGGACATGCTAAAGTTTTCGGTATCCAGCGAATACGAGAGCACAAACTTCTCCAGAAGTCGGTTTAATTTGGAAGAGTACAATGGAAGCGAATCGATCAACACGTTGCGCGGTACCTTTTGGATCAATGGAAAGCACTATTTATTCGAGAAGAAGCTCATCGCGGGTTATGAAGCTTATTTCCAACAATCACTCGAAGAGAGCAATAATTTTCGCTGGCAAGCTGATCTAAGCCTTGAAATGCCCATTTCAAAATTCATCAACTTCAAGGTCAACTACCTCCACACCTACGAGAGTATTGTTGTGGCCGATCAAAAGCAACAAGACCGATTCTTGACTTTCGGGTTTACTTTCAAAAACTACTGA
- a CDS encoding chorismate mutase, giving the protein MEGTKTTTKLQSWISTGRGPILISGPCSAETEEQTLETAKRLAATGKVDYIRAGIWKPRTRPGSFEGVGEIGLPWMQRVKAETGLPVTIEVANAAHVELALKHDIDMLWIGARSTVNPFTVQEIAEALRGVDIPVLIKNPINADLALWIGSTERLIQSGLKRVGAIHRGFSNLGETHYRNRPQWQLAIAYRNEMPDLPLICDPSHIGGRRELLYHISQKAMDLDYDGLMLESHIDPDNAWSDAAQQVTPETLNDMINAIVVREPQFDEGTDHAELDMLREKINHIDDELLNLLDNRMKVARDIGKFKKENNLTILQKTRWNAILEKGREYAKSHGLSENFIQAYLQSVHDESITQQEHVMNDD; this is encoded by the coding sequence ATGGAAGGGACAAAGACAACTACAAAATTGCAATCGTGGATTTCCACGGGGCGCGGGCCGATACTCATCAGCGGCCCCTGCAGCGCTGAGACGGAAGAGCAGACATTGGAAACCGCCAAAAGGCTGGCCGCCACGGGAAAGGTGGACTACATCCGCGCGGGGATTTGGAAGCCCAGAACGCGACCCGGTTCCTTCGAAGGAGTAGGGGAGATCGGACTGCCGTGGATGCAGCGAGTGAAGGCCGAAACGGGACTTCCCGTAACCATCGAGGTGGCCAATGCCGCCCACGTGGAGCTGGCGCTGAAGCACGATATCGACATGCTGTGGATCGGAGCGCGATCTACCGTCAATCCTTTTACCGTTCAGGAAATCGCTGAAGCACTTCGGGGAGTTGATATTCCCGTTTTGATCAAGAATCCGATCAATGCCGACCTGGCGCTGTGGATTGGCTCTACCGAGCGTTTGATCCAATCGGGATTGAAGCGCGTTGGAGCCATTCACCGTGGATTTTCCAACCTCGGCGAGACGCATTACCGCAACCGTCCGCAGTGGCAATTGGCCATAGCTTACCGCAACGAGATGCCCGACTTGCCACTGATCTGCGATCCGAGTCACATCGGTGGACGCAGAGAATTGCTGTACCACATTTCCCAAAAGGCGATGGATCTGGACTACGACGGACTCATGCTCGAGTCGCACATCGATCCCGACAATGCATGGAGCGACGCGGCACAGCAGGTGACGCCTGAAACGTTGAATGACATGATCAACGCCATCGTGGTGCGCGAGCCTCAATTTGATGAGGGGACGGATCACGCCGAGCTGGATATGCTGCGTGAGAAGATCAATCACATTGACGATGAATTATTAAATCTTTTGGACAACAGAATGAAAGTGGCCAGAGACATTGGTAAGTTCAAAAAGGAAAACAACCTGACCATTCTTCAGAAAACAAGGTGGAATGCGATCTTGGAAAAGGGAAGAGAATATGCCAAGAGCCACGGTTTGAGCGAGAACTTTATCCAAGCCTATTTACAAAGCGTCCACGACGAGAGTATTACGCAGCAAGAGCATGTGATGAACGATGACTAA